A genomic region of Nostoc sp. UHCC 0702 contains the following coding sequences:
- a CDS encoding response regulator: MTTKKILLIDDEPTIRELVQACLSDLAGWNVMTVASAQAGLKQLTRERPDAILLDVLMPGMDAITFLHRLQEKPSTQEIPVIFLSVRAACFTPQKLQQLGVVEAIAKPFNPLTLPLAIARVLGWGLQAENESNTEPQPI, encoded by the coding sequence ATGACAACCAAGAAAATATTGCTGATTGATGATGAACCAACTATCCGAGAACTTGTACAAGCCTGTTTAAGCGACCTTGCGGGGTGGAATGTTATGACTGTCGCCTCTGCTCAAGCCGGACTTAAACAACTAACGAGAGAACGTCCTGATGCCATCCTCTTGGATGTTTTAATGCCGGGTATGGATGCCATCACTTTTCTGCATAGACTTCAGGAAAAACCTTCAACTCAAGAAATTCCCGTTATCTTCTTGAGTGTGAGAGCAGCTTGCTTTACGCCACAAAAACTTCAGCAACTTGGTGTGGTTGAGGCAATTGCCAAACCTTTTAATCCACTGACTTTACCTTTGGCGATCGCTCGTGTTCTGGGCTGGGGTTTGCAAGCTGAAAATGAGTCTAATACTGAGCCACAGCCAATTTAG